One segment of Candidatus Hydrogenedentota bacterium DNA contains the following:
- a CDS encoding M4 family metallopeptidase, with protein EAPAAVEMPVLRRDGDGFIHFLAAPESGRFILPDSGQKSDDPAARALAFMEGHAGAFGVPSPKLAFEARVQERPTGTVVRLSQTYAGLPVLGAQAVIRLDADGQVRMVLNDVLGDASTLDNDPDSLTPLLTPEEAVAAAKRAEAGVTGGDEALLSPQPDPELVIFAPAVYSLSGDPVLAYRVVFGGVNGMVLFINARNGELVFRHALSAAALAREIYDCNGGTDFLTAGVLARKEGDPPTGNTGVDNAYDYFGDTYKWYKDLLGRDSYDDKGSLLKAYVNVPVLNAYWYPGLEVMVFDNRLLTDDVLAHEFTHGVTDDVVNFTYFGFSGALAEMYSDWGGELVDLSNGRGNDSPEVRWFCGEDMQLKIPDSRGRERPDPVDDGLPGLRYMKDPTLFGDPDRLGSPLLANPYSMYDLGGVHINNGVGNKLVYLLTDGDTFNGETVRGLGEDVVGQLFYEALFNLSASADYYDLYFALGVAATDLGLSFEDRLNIAAAGRAVEIEPPELALLGLRNFRATPARDGDGNQSIALTWSNPPADTLAGITLVRSLGRYAMQPGDGVILPVTRGADAWLDTAVEPGIEYYYTVIADITGSFPQLAYAKARAGGNAPNVLSQPFGTDPLLGRFDPLDLAFSQLTFTPVGAADGPIAGDMPGVSYDNYEATCRRGVYSLPVPRADGQGGAIQLNFSDDNGTSFYFPNAPFPFFGKYYPAFTIAANGYISFQDVTYLSQLNFPSLAAHFAIPRISFLFNDFSPSMGGLGWARALSDRTVITFEDMPSWPPTMPTTTVGRSTVQVELFHSGMIRFTYLGLGATNAVVGLSDGRGVPRDPSLAFPAAGLLQSYAVPDLSALPLNPSRLSISPLQPVYAVVGDLVQFDVSVNKPAGLAGIPVLLGDWSRTGPAPFADRRNGTGTFSWRPAPEDRGVYTFRVTARLGGQEAYQDVMLYIGRAFDRPGAKNLAISSDTPFENPAQSRVVPMGRPLTASYEYTHPHLAFDPAYYGEGGSVLYWFRNGQVISELIGRTVVPPGAVRAGDRWWFGVVPVTVNGLAGDMVFSPTVTIAGFPVVTSVSPAFGLTIGGDRVTIRGERLGGAMAVTFGGVRGANLAVRSDNEIQVTTPLHPGGVVDIVVESMDGIGRAVGAFRFIGDATDLLREDVNKDGRVDAVDVQLVTGDVLKTGEAAKDGLATDVNGDGVVNALDIQMVVNRALLR; from the coding sequence CCTTCGAGGCCCGCGTCCAGGAGCGTCCCACCGGAACGGTCGTCCGCCTCTCCCAGACCTACGCAGGCCTCCCCGTGCTCGGCGCGCAGGCCGTCATTCGCCTCGACGCGGACGGGCAGGTGCGCATGGTCCTCAATGACGTGCTCGGCGACGCGTCCACTCTCGACAACGACCCCGATTCGCTCACCCCGCTGCTCACCCCCGAAGAGGCCGTTGCGGCCGCCAAACGCGCCGAGGCCGGCGTCACCGGCGGCGACGAGGCCCTCCTCTCCCCGCAGCCCGACCCCGAACTGGTCATCTTCGCCCCCGCCGTATACTCCCTCAGCGGCGACCCCGTCCTGGCCTACCGCGTGGTCTTCGGGGGTGTCAACGGCATGGTGCTCTTCATCAACGCCCGCAACGGCGAACTCGTCTTCCGCCACGCCCTCAGCGCCGCGGCACTGGCCCGCGAGATTTACGACTGCAACGGAGGCACCGACTTCCTCACGGCAGGGGTCCTGGCCCGCAAGGAGGGCGACCCCCCCACCGGCAACACGGGCGTGGACAACGCCTACGACTACTTCGGCGACACCTACAAGTGGTACAAGGACCTGCTCGGCCGCGACAGCTACGACGACAAGGGCTCGCTCCTCAAGGCCTATGTCAACGTGCCGGTTCTCAACGCCTACTGGTATCCGGGCCTCGAGGTGATGGTCTTCGATAACCGGCTCCTCACCGACGATGTCCTCGCCCACGAGTTCACCCACGGCGTCACGGACGATGTGGTCAACTTCACCTATTTCGGCTTCTCCGGCGCCTTGGCGGAAATGTACTCGGACTGGGGCGGCGAACTGGTGGACCTCTCCAACGGGCGGGGCAACGACTCCCCCGAGGTGCGCTGGTTTTGCGGCGAGGACATGCAGCTCAAGATTCCCGACTCCCGCGGACGAGAGCGCCCGGACCCCGTGGATGACGGCCTGCCCGGTCTCCGCTACATGAAGGACCCGACCCTCTTCGGCGACCCGGACCGCCTCGGCAGTCCCCTGCTGGCCAACCCCTACTCCATGTATGACCTCGGCGGCGTCCACATCAACAATGGCGTCGGAAACAAGCTGGTTTACCTGCTCACCGACGGCGACACCTTCAACGGCGAGACCGTGCGCGGCCTCGGCGAGGACGTCGTCGGCCAGCTCTTCTACGAGGCCCTTTTCAACCTCTCCGCCTCCGCCGATTATTATGACCTCTACTTCGCCCTCGGCGTGGCCGCCACGGACCTCGGCCTGAGCTTCGAGGACCGCCTCAACATCGCCGCCGCAGGACGCGCCGTCGAGATTGAGCCGCCCGAGCTCGCCCTCCTCGGTCTCCGCAACTTCCGCGCCACCCCCGCCCGCGACGGCGACGGAAACCAGTCCATCGCCCTCACCTGGTCCAACCCGCCCGCGGACACCCTGGCCGGAATCACCCTCGTCCGCAGCCTCGGCCGCTACGCCATGCAGCCCGGCGACGGCGTCATTCTGCCCGTCACGCGCGGCGCCGACGCCTGGCTGGACACAGCCGTCGAGCCCGGCATCGAGTATTACTACACCGTCATCGCCGACATCACCGGCAGCTTCCCGCAGTTGGCCTATGCCAAGGCGCGGGCCGGTGGAAACGCGCCCAATGTGCTTAGCCAGCCCTTCGGAACGGACCCGCTCCTCGGGCGCTTCGACCCCCTGGACCTCGCCTTCAGCCAGTTGACCTTCACCCCCGTCGGCGCCGCGGACGGCCCGATTGCCGGCGACATGCCCGGCGTCTCCTATGACAACTACGAGGCCACCTGCCGGCGCGGCGTATACTCCCTGCCCGTGCCCCGCGCGGACGGCCAGGGCGGCGCCATCCAGCTCAACTTCAGCGACGACAACGGCACCTCCTTCTACTTCCCCAACGCGCCCTTCCCCTTCTTCGGGAAATACTACCCAGCCTTCACCATCGCCGCCAACGGCTACATCTCGTTCCAGGACGTGACCTACCTGTCCCAGCTCAACTTCCCGAGCCTGGCCGCGCACTTCGCGATCCCCCGAATTTCCTTCCTGTTCAACGACTTCTCCCCCAGCATGGGGGGCCTGGGATGGGCGCGCGCCCTTTCGGACCGCACGGTAATCACCTTCGAGGACATGCCCTCCTGGCCGCCCACCATGCCCACCACCACCGTCGGCAGGAGCACCGTCCAGGTCGAGCTCTTCCACAGCGGCATGATTCGGTTCACCTACCTCGGACTCGGCGCGACCAACGCCGTCGTCGGACTCTCCGACGGGCGCGGCGTGCCACGTGACCCCTCCCTCGCGTTCCCCGCCGCGGGGCTCCTCCAGTCCTACGCGGTGCCCGACCTCAGCGCCCTGCCCCTGAACCCCTCACGGCTCTCCATCAGCCCGCTCCAGCCGGTCTACGCCGTCGTGGGCGACTTGGTCCAGTTCGATGTCAGCGTCAACAAGCCTGCCGGACTCGCCGGAATTCCCGTGCTCCTCGGCGACTGGAGCCGAACCGGCCCCGCGCCCTTCGCGGACCGCAGAAACGGCACCGGCACCTTCTCCTGGCGGCCCGCCCCCGAAGACCGGGGGGTCTACACCTTCCGGGTCACCGCCCGCCTGGGCGGCCAGGAGGCCTACCAGGACGTGATGCTCTACATCGGGCGCGCCTTCGATCGGCCCGGCGCGAAGAACCTCGCCATTTCCTCCGACACCCCCTTCGAGAACCCGGCCCAGAGCCGCGTCGTGCCCATGGGACGGCCCCTCACCGCGTCCTACGAATACACCCATCCGCACCTCGCCTTTGACCCCGCCTACTACGGCGAGGGCGGCTCCGTGCTCTACTGGTTCCGCAACGGCCAGGTCATCTCCGAGCTCATCGGCAGGACCGTGGTGCCCCCCGGCGCCGTCCGCGCCGGCGACCGCTGGTGGTTCGGCGTCGTGCCCGTCACGGTCAACGGCCTCGCGGGCGACATGGTCTTCTCGCCCACCGTCACCATCGCCGGGTTCCCCGTGGTCACCTCCGTGTCCCCGGCCTTCGGGCTCACCATCGGCGGCGACCGCGTCACCATCCGCGGCGAGCGCCTCGGCGGCGCCATGGCCGTGACCTTTGGCGGCGTGCGCGGCGCAAATCTCGCCGTCCGGAGCGACAACGAAATCCAGGTCACCACCCCGCTGCATCCCGGCGGCGTCGTGGACATCGTCGTCGAGTCCATGGATGGCATCGGCAGGGCCGTCGGCGCCTTCCGCTTCATCGGCGACGCCACCGACCTCCTGCGCGAGGACGTGAACAAGGACGGCCGCGTGGACGCAGTGGACGTCCAGCTCGTCACCGGCGACGTGCTCAAGACCGGTGAGGCGGCCAAGGACGGCCTGGCCACCGACGTGAACGGCGACGGCGTCGTCAACGCCCTCGACATCCAGATGGTCGTGAACCGGGCGCTCCTCCGCTGA
- a CDS encoding HAD family phosphatase, translated as MTETEQNPGAGWGVIFDVDGTMVDNHAFHQRAWIELGRRRGLPIDAGYYMNHIHSKDNVVIMENMRRNFGRDGLDMSVAEEKEAIYRELYGPLVDPMPGLARFLGELCALGVPCAVASNAPEPNTRMILARLGVEGQFGGVFTPGEGLAGKPAPDLFLAAAAAIGLPPERCVVFEDSYSGFIAADAAGMACVAILRGASPVSLPRAAGAFQRHQDFTTVEVDALARRVDGRM; from the coding sequence GAGACTGAACAGAACCCCGGCGCGGGCTGGGGGGTGATTTTTGACGTGGACGGGACGATGGTGGACAACCATGCGTTCCACCAGCGGGCCTGGATTGAACTGGGGCGGCGGCGCGGGCTGCCGATAGACGCCGGCTATTACATGAACCACATCCACTCGAAGGACAATGTGGTCATCATGGAGAACATGCGGCGCAATTTTGGGCGGGACGGTCTGGACATGTCGGTGGCGGAGGAGAAGGAGGCGATCTACCGGGAGCTGTACGGACCGCTGGTGGACCCGATGCCGGGTCTGGCGCGTTTTCTCGGGGAGCTGTGTGCGCTCGGGGTGCCCTGCGCGGTGGCGTCGAACGCGCCAGAGCCGAACACCCGGATGATTCTGGCGCGGCTGGGGGTGGAGGGGCAGTTCGGGGGCGTTTTCACGCCGGGGGAGGGGCTGGCGGGCAAGCCGGCGCCGGACCTGTTTCTTGCGGCCGCGGCGGCGATCGGGCTGCCGCCGGAGCGGTGTGTGGTTTTTGAGGACAGCTACTCGGGGTTCATCGCGGCGGATGCGGCGGGGATGGCGTGTGTGGCCATACTGCGGGGGGCGTCGCCGGTGAGCCTGCCGCGCGCGGCGGGGGCGTTTCAGCGGCACCAGGACTTCACCACGGTGGAGGTGGACGCGCTGGCGCGGCGGGTGGACGGAAGGATGTGA